From a single Pleurodeles waltl isolate 20211129_DDA chromosome 8, aPleWal1.hap1.20221129, whole genome shotgun sequence genomic region:
- the NHLH2 gene encoding helix-loop-helix protein 2 gives MMLSPDQGNSDDPSAQSDTESMVSDLKVGCMSDLEPMEGDGKGRSMHPQQLSREEKRRRRRATAKYRSAHATRERIRVEAFNVAFAELRKLLPTLPPDKKLSKIEILRLAICYISYLNHVLDV, from the coding sequence ATGATGCTTAGCCCGGACCAAGGAAACTCCGACGACCCGTCGGCCCAGTCGGACACTGAGTCCATGGTGAGCGACCTGAAGGTGGGCTGCATGTCTGACCTGGAGCCCATGGAGGGGGACGGCAAGGGCCGCTCCATGCACCCTCAGCAGCTGAGCCGTGAGGAGAAGCGTCGACGGCGGCGCGCCACGGCCAAGTACCGATCAGCCCACGCCACCCGCGAACGCATCAGGGTGGAGGCTTTCAATGTGGCCTTTGCAGAACTGAGGAAGCTGCTACCTACTCTCCCACCCGACAAGAAGCTGTCCAAAATCGAGATCCTACGTCTGGCCATCTGCTACATCTCCTACCTGAACCACGTGCTGGATGTCTAG